In one Bartonella grahamii subsp. shimonis genomic region, the following are encoded:
- the rpsG gene encoding 30S ribosomal protein S7 has product MSRRHRAEKREINPDPKFGDLVIMKFMNAIMFDGKKSVAERIVYGALDSVEKRVKTDPVALFHRALENVAPHIEVRSRRVGGATYQVPIDVRPDRRQALAIRWLIAAARGRNETTMIGRLSGELMDAANNRGSAVKKREDVHRMAEANRAFSHYRW; this is encoded by the coding sequence ATGTCCCGTCGTCATAGAGCAGAAAAGCGTGAAATTAATCCAGATCCTAAGTTTGGTGATTTGGTTATTATGAAATTTATGAATGCCATTATGTTTGATGGTAAAAAATCAGTTGCAGAGCGTATTGTTTATGGTGCGCTTGATTCTGTAGAGAAAAGAGTAAAAACAGATCCTGTGGCTCTATTTCATCGGGCTTTAGAGAATGTTGCGCCTCATATTGAGGTTCGTTCACGCCGTGTTGGTGGTGCTACTTATCAAGTTCCGATTGATGTTCGTCCTGATCGTCGTCAGGCTCTTGCTATTCGTTGGTTGATTGCTGCGGCACGTGGTCGAAATGAAACGACGATGATTGGGCGTTTGTCTGGTGAGTTGATGGATGCGGCTAATAATCGCGGTTCTGCTGTGAAGAAACGTGAAGATGTTCATCGTATGGCTGAAGCTAATCGTGCGTTTTCTCACTATCGCTGGTAG
- the rpsL gene encoding 30S ribosomal protein S12, with amino-acid sequence MPTVNQLIRKPRVVPVKRNKVPALQSNPQKRGVCTRVYTTTPKKPNSALRKVAKIRLTNGFEVIGYIPGEGHNLQEHSVVMIRGGRVKDLPGVRYHIIRGLLDTQGVKNRKQRRSKYGAKRPK; translated from the coding sequence ATGCCTACCGTAAACCAGTTGATTCGCAAACCGCGTGTGGTGCCAGTTAAACGTAATAAAGTTCCTGCTCTGCAGTCGAATCCTCAGAAGCGTGGTGTTTGTACGCGTGTTTATACAACAACGCCGAAGAAACCTAATTCTGCTCTGCGTAAAGTTGCTAAAATTCGCTTGACGAATGGATTTGAAGTGATCGGTTATATTCCTGGTGAGGGGCATAATCTTCAAGAGCACTCTGTTGTGATGATCCGTGGTGGTCGTGTGAAGGATTTGCCGGGAGTTCGTTATCACATTATTCGTGGTTTGCTTGATACGCAGGGTGTCAAGAATCGTAAACAGCGTCGTTCAAAGTATGGCGCGAAGCGTCCAAAATAA